A section of the Petrimonas sulfuriphila genome encodes:
- a CDS encoding polysaccharide biosynthesis tyrosine autokinase, whose translation MRKDRFDEMDFFDFNEKSERENATLAELFGTLLHHRKWFILSIGACVLIGFLYVRSTPKTFLRTATVLVKDDKKGGQMGEAAAFQDLFRLGGSTVDNEIGIFKSKRLMYEVAKELRLDVSYKVRSGLRKRELYTATPLVVEFPGMDAGQSLSLTATLLEDRHVELKDLKWANGRENEKRVVKPGDTVQTAVGKLVVTLPPTTSAAYAGIPVRVTKSSLKAVSDNYNLRLNVEATNKQSSLINLSLKDENVNRAEDVLNTLIEVYKKDAIEDKNRIVINTANFIKERLAIIEADLAGVDAEIENYKRKNRLTDITSESALYLQSSSRLDTEGLNVENQLKMAEYMKEYLRDGAKQTEPIPASIGIAEAGIQNQIGEYNTTLAQRNKLMANSSANNPLVRELDTTLASMRLAISKAVDNLIAGLKIQTENMKNKERETRGKIAFVPTQQKYVISVERQQKIKEELYLYLLNKKEENELQLTITESNCRVVDPADGTNSPVTPKKAQVLLISLMAGFLLPALWLYIHSLLDTTVHTRKELKEATNIPFLGEVPLEKGTPERGLVVKEECREPICEAFNMVRYNLEFMNTGRKGGGKVILLTSTNPNAGKTFVTINLAMSMALTDAKVIVLDLDLRTGSLTERIGMGTKRPGLSNYLGGMEDNLQELIHTADADSRLDVITSGTLPPNPAELLKSERLDSMMEELRATYDYILLDNPPYGVVVDALLCARVADRTIYVVRSGLFDKRALPDLQELYESGKMPNMSVLLNGMDPEKQGYGYGYGYGYGYGSNVNPKPLYKRILGL comes from the coding sequence ATGAGAAAAGATAGGTTTGACGAGATGGACTTTTTTGATTTCAACGAGAAGTCCGAACGGGAAAATGCCACATTGGCGGAGCTGTTTGGCACGCTGTTGCATCATCGAAAATGGTTTATTCTGTCGATCGGGGCGTGCGTGCTGATAGGATTCCTCTACGTGCGAAGCACGCCGAAGACGTTCTTGCGTACGGCCACGGTATTGGTGAAAGACGACAAGAAAGGGGGACAAATGGGTGAGGCGGCCGCGTTTCAAGACCTGTTCCGCCTGGGTGGAAGCACGGTGGATAACGAGATAGGCATCTTCAAGAGCAAACGGCTGATGTATGAGGTGGCAAAAGAATTGAGGCTGGACGTGAGTTACAAGGTGCGGAGCGGATTGCGTAAACGCGAGCTGTACACCGCCACGCCGCTGGTCGTGGAATTTCCCGGAATGGATGCCGGACAAAGCTTAAGCCTTACAGCCACCCTGTTGGAAGACCGCCACGTGGAGTTGAAAGACCTGAAATGGGCAAATGGAAGGGAAAACGAAAAACGGGTGGTGAAACCCGGTGATACCGTGCAAACAGCGGTGGGGAAATTGGTGGTGACCCTGCCGCCTACAACATCGGCAGCGTATGCGGGAATACCCGTCCGGGTAACGAAAAGCAGCCTGAAAGCCGTGTCGGACAACTATAACCTGAGGCTGAACGTGGAAGCGACCAACAAGCAATCGTCGCTTATCAACCTGAGCCTGAAAGACGAAAATGTGAACCGCGCGGAAGACGTATTGAACACTTTGATAGAAGTGTATAAGAAGGACGCCATTGAAGACAAGAACCGGATCGTAATCAACACAGCCAACTTCATCAAGGAGCGGTTGGCCATTATCGAAGCTGACTTGGCAGGGGTAGACGCGGAAATAGAAAACTACAAGAGGAAAAACCGACTGACGGACATCACCTCCGAAAGCGCCTTATACCTGCAAAGTTCGAGCCGGTTAGACACGGAAGGACTTAACGTGGAAAACCAACTCAAGATGGCGGAATACATGAAAGAATATCTGCGGGACGGGGCAAAACAGACGGAACCCATCCCGGCAAGCATCGGCATCGCCGAAGCCGGCATACAAAATCAGATAGGTGAGTATAACACCACACTGGCACAGCGAAACAAGCTAATGGCCAACAGCAGTGCCAACAACCCATTGGTGCGGGAACTGGACACCACGCTGGCGTCGATGCGCCTCGCCATATCCAAAGCCGTGGACAACCTGATCGCCGGCCTAAAGATACAGACGGAAAACATGAAGAACAAGGAGCGGGAAACCAGGGGAAAGATAGCCTTCGTGCCCACACAACAAAAATACGTGATCAGCGTGGAGCGGCAGCAGAAAATAAAGGAGGAATTGTACCTATACCTGCTCAACAAGAAGGAAGAGAACGAGTTGCAGCTAACCATCACGGAAAGCAACTGCCGCGTGGTGGACCCGGCCGACGGGACAAACTCGCCCGTGACACCCAAAAAGGCGCAAGTGCTGCTGATCAGCCTGATGGCCGGGTTTTTACTGCCGGCGCTCTGGCTTTACATACACTCCTTGCTCGACACCACCGTGCATACCAGGAAAGAACTGAAAGAGGCAACAAACATTCCGTTCCTGGGAGAAGTGCCGTTGGAAAAGGGGACGCCCGAGAGAGGCCTTGTGGTGAAGGAAGAGTGCCGTGAACCCATTTGTGAGGCCTTTAACATGGTGCGTTACAATCTGGAGTTCATGAATACGGGACGAAAAGGAGGCGGAAAAGTGATCTTGCTGACATCGACCAACCCAAACGCCGGTAAAACATTCGTGACCATAAACTTGGCCATGAGCATGGCTTTAACCGACGCGAAAGTTATCGTACTCGACCTGGATCTGCGGACAGGATCGCTAACCGAGAGAATAGGAATGGGAACAAAACGGCCAGGCTTGTCGAATTATTTAGGCGGAATGGAGGACAACTTGCAAGAACTGATACACACCGCGGATGCGGATAGTCGGTTGGATGTCATTACCTCCGGAACACTGCCCCCCAACCCGGCCGAACTGTTGAAAAGCGAGCGGCTTGACTCAATGATGGAGGAGTTAAGAGCCACATACGACTATATCCTGCTGGACAATCCACCCTATGGCGTTGTCGTGGACGCATTGTTATGCGCCCGCGTCGCGGACCGGACAATCTATGTGGTGCGCTCGGGACTGTTTGACAAACGCGCGCTTCCCGACCTTCAAGAGCTGTACGAATCGGGAAAGATGCCGAACATGAGCGTGCTGCTCAACGGAATGGACCCCGAAAAACAGGGGTACGGGTACGGATACGGTTACGGGTATGGGTATGGAAGCAATGTTAACCCAAAGCCTTTGTATAAACGGATATTGGGATTATAG
- a CDS encoding polysaccharide biosynthesis/export family protein, translating into MKKKMKIWGYLVLGLCLLAGCASQKQIAYLQDVPEDYRRQMGQDYDIRINTDDLLSIMVNSKNPELAQMFNLPMVSYQITNTGYTGGQYRILGYLVDKEGEIDFPQLGKIKVRGLTRFELAERLKQELTGRGLVNDPVITIQFLNFKVSVMGEVARPGTFEVNSDRITLLDALSRAGDLTIYGRRENVKVIREENGQRVVASVDLRSADLMDSPFYYLKQNDIVYVEPNKARAGQREINQNRSIGTFASIVSVLTSLAILIFK; encoded by the coding sequence ATGAAGAAAAAAATGAAAATATGGGGATACCTGGTGTTGGGGCTATGCCTCCTGGCAGGATGCGCGTCGCAGAAACAGATTGCCTACCTGCAGGATGTGCCGGAAGATTACCGGCGGCAAATGGGACAGGATTATGATATCCGCATAAACACGGACGACCTGCTCTCCATCATGGTAAACAGCAAGAACCCCGAGTTGGCGCAGATGTTCAACCTGCCCATGGTAAGCTACCAGATCACGAACACCGGATACACGGGTGGGCAATACAGGATATTGGGCTACCTGGTGGACAAGGAGGGGGAAATAGACTTCCCGCAATTGGGCAAAATAAAGGTGCGGGGGTTAACCCGCTTCGAACTGGCGGAACGGCTGAAACAGGAACTGACAGGAAGGGGCCTGGTGAACGATCCGGTCATTACCATCCAATTCCTCAACTTCAAAGTGTCGGTAATGGGCGAAGTGGCGCGGCCGGGAACATTTGAAGTGAACAGCGACCGCATCACGCTGTTAGACGCGCTGAGCCGGGCCGGGGACCTGACCATCTACGGCCGACGGGAAAACGTGAAGGTTATCCGGGAAGAGAACGGCCAACGGGTGGTGGCCTCGGTAGACCTGCGAAGCGCGGATTTGATGGACTCCCCCTTCTATTACCTGAAACAGAACGACATCGTATATGTTGAGCCGAACAAGGCACGCGCCGGACAACGGGAAATAAACCAGAACCGCAGCATAGGCACGTTCGCTTCGATAGTCTCCGTACTAACGTCGCTGGCGATACTCATTTTTAAATAA